DNA sequence from the Lysinibacillus sp. OF-1 genome:
CCCTCTATTTCAACATACGTATCCCCAAAGCCTTCATTTTCATAGCCATATAAAATATGGGTATAGGGATTTTTACGAAGTTCTTCCATTTTCTCTGAATGTTTATTCGTTACCGTATATAATACAAAGTCCTCATGTTGAAACGTCATGTAACGAGAGTACGGTTTTCCATTTTCTACAGTCGCCATTGTTCCAATCTTTTCTCGATTTAAAACTTCTAAAATTTCATCACGTACAGAAGTCATTTCATCCCATCCTTTCATCTACATATCTATTTTGCCCTCTCCTCAAAAAGCTAAACCGCCTTTTTTTGAAAAATGTGAAATGACAATTTTCGGCCATATTGAAAATTTATTTGTTATACTAATTGGATGGATAATAGGAATTTTCGGATAAATGAGGGTTAAAAAATGAAACAAGCTTTCTTTACGCGCTGTTTGTTTTTCATAACAGGCATTATCGTGCTATCTTTTGGCATCACATTAACAATTAAAGGGCAGCTTTTTGGCGTTGGCTCTTGGGATGTACTACATATTGGCTTAACAAAAACAGTGGGTTTAACAATCGGCACTTGGTCCATTATATTGGGACTTGCCATTTTAGCATTTGATATGCTGATCACAAAAAAATTTCCATTACCAGGGACCTTTATTGATATGTTTTTAGCAGGCATTTTTATTGATATATTTAATTATTGGTTGCCAGATATCGATGGATTTTGGATGCAACTTGTCTCCTATCTTACAGGGTTAGTTTTATTAGGCTGGGGTTGCGGTATGTACATGGTAGCCAATTTGGGAATCGGTCCACGTGATACGTTAATGTTAATGATGGTCCATAAGCTTGGCTGGAGTGTTACACGTTCTCGTACAACAATGGAAGTGACTGTCGCTGTTATTGGCTTTTTACTAGGTGGCCCTATTGGAATTGGTACAGTCATTATGGCATTTGGGCTTGGACCCATTGTACAATTTGCCTTAACCTATAATGAAAAATTATTTATGAGATGGACTGGCGTGAAAAGCGCTGTCGTATAAGCTTACAAGACAATGCAAAAATGCATTGTCTTTTTTTATACAGTTGCAATATACAGTCCAACTATATATAATCAAACTATATAGTTAAACTGTATAGTTGAGGTGACCTAATGAAAAAACATAAATTACTGCCTTTATCAGAAACCATGCATTATATTTTACTTGCTCTACGTGAACCGTTACATGGCTATGCCATGATGCAAAAAATCGAGGAAATGAGCGCTGGCAGTGTGAGAATTGCTGCTGGCACCATGTATGGGGCAATAGAAAATTTGTTGAAATATCATTGGATTACTCCTGTTGCAACTGAGGATTCTAGACGCAAGGTGTATCAAACAACCGCTGAAGGGCTAAATATATTAGCTGCCGAGCAACAGCGATTGCAACGAATTTTATCTTTATATGAGGGAGCTGATGAACATGATCAAGTTTAAAATCTTTTTTG
Encoded proteins:
- a CDS encoding pyridoxamine 5'-phosphate oxidase family protein, whose protein sequence is MTSVRDEILEVLNREKIGTMATVENGKPYSRYMTFQHEDFVLYTVTNKHSEKMEELRKNPYTHILYGYENEGFGDTYVEIEGRLTEVHEEGLKNKLAEFFTSIFVGNQDEMVTLKIEPIRMRLMNKKGQPPKELEFSNDH
- a CDS encoding YczE/YyaS/YitT family protein, producing MKQAFFTRCLFFITGIIVLSFGITLTIKGQLFGVGSWDVLHIGLTKTVGLTIGTWSIILGLAILAFDMLITKKFPLPGTFIDMFLAGIFIDIFNYWLPDIDGFWMQLVSYLTGLVLLGWGCGMYMVANLGIGPRDTLMLMMVHKLGWSVTRSRTTMEVTVAVIGFLLGGPIGIGTVIMAFGLGPIVQFALTYNEKLFMRWTGVKSAVV
- a CDS encoding PadR family transcriptional regulator, with the translated sequence MKKHKLLPLSETMHYILLALREPLHGYAMMQKIEEMSAGSVRIAAGTMYGAIENLLKYHWITPVATEDSRRKVYQTTAEGLNILAAEQQRLQRILSLYEGADEHDQV